A genomic segment from Amia ocellicauda isolate fAmiCal2 chromosome 13, fAmiCal2.hap1, whole genome shotgun sequence encodes:
- the ccdc149a gene encoding coiled-coil domain-containing protein 149-A translates to MEASKRSESDWQGLVGEFLVCKRKLESKKEALLILSKELDTCQQERDQYKLMANQLRERHQGLKRKYRELIDGDPTLPPEKRNQVNLAQLLRDSRERGKQLAEEIKELNQRLAEAQGDNKLLRMTIARQRLGDEEVGARHFPAHEREDLVQQLEKSREQNEELELNLKTSVDELQDVKAERTFYQEKVTRLNLELNHILGGHANRIIDLDALCMENRYLHERFKQLQEEVNLLKTNVMKYKSALERRKNSKGNGKPNSSALTGVLSAKQVQELLSEDNGCSLPATPQSVSDLKSLATALLETIHEKNMVIQHQRQTNKILGNRVAELEKKLKTLEVSGLWSLPGGRDTITLSDPTLRAIQGPGAPVLQTGDRPAPPSAPGTGDRTGAGEAVMGGRGGPVDEHGDPRVRAMALLGPGVASGDVSCQEVATPVSLGASVEHYRDGDPAPGLLATLPSPAEEIDRRGAEIVKMTEELAAVELECRHVESPPEERSNGAAEPALDAAPTAPHGPGQEWAPHGAAEPPQGHDTPPDTDSESGNPGEAARIHAPPPRGTSVSSPLLPREAEAGAGCDSGSSEDYCSHSLA, encoded by the exons ATGGAAGCGTCCAAGCGCAGCGAGAGCGACTGGCAGGGGCTGGTGGGGGAG TTCCTGGTTTGCAAGAGGAAACTGGAGAGCAAGAAGGAAGCCCTGCTGATCCTGTCCAAGGAGCTGGACACCTGCCAGCAGGAGAGGGACCAGTACAAGCTGATGGCCAACCAGCTGAGGGAGAGACACCAGGGCCTGAAGAGGAAGTACAGGGAGCTCATT GACGGCGACCCTACGTTGCCACCTGAGAAGCGAAACCAG GTGAATCTGGCGCAGCTGCTCAGGGACTCCCGGGAGCGCGGCAAACAGCTGGCCGAGGAGATCAAGGAGCTGAACCAGAGGCTGGCGGAGGCCCAGGGCGACAACAAG CTCCTGAGGATGACCATCGCCAGACAGCGGCTGGGCGACGAGGAGGTGGGGGCCCGGCACTTCCCTGCGCACGAGCGAGAGgacctggtgcagcagctggagAAATCCCGAGAGCAG AATGAGGAGCTGGAGCTCAACCTCAAGACCTCAGTGGACGAGCTGCAGGACGTGAAGGCCGAGCGCACGTTTTACCAGGAGAAGGTGACCCGACTCAACCTGGAGCTCAACCACATCCTGGGGGGCCACGCCAACCGCATCATCGACCTGGACGCCCTGTGCATGGAGAACCG ATACCTGCATGAGAGGTTTAAGCAGCTGCAGGAAGAAGTCAACCTGCTGAAGACCAATGTCATGAAGTACAAG AGTGCTCTGGAGAGGAGGAAGAACTCCAAAGGAAACGGAAAACCCAACAGCAGCGCCCTGACTGGGGTCCTCTCAGCCAAACAAG TCCAGGAGCTGCTGTCCGAAGACAACGGCTGCAGTTTGCCCGCCACCCCCCAGTCTGTGTCGGACTTGAAGTCTCTGGCCACGGCGCTGTTGGAGACCATCCACGAGAAGAACATGGTCATTCAGCACCAGAGGCAGACCAACAA GATTTTGGGGAACCGAGTGGCTGAGCTGGAGAAGAAGCTGAAGACGCTGGAAGTCTCTGGGTTGTGGAGTCTCCCAG GAGGGAGGGACACCATCACACTGTCTGACCCCACCCTGAGGGCCATCCAGGGGCCCGGGGCTCCGGTGCTTCAGACGGGGGATCGGCCGGCCCCTCCAAGTGCCCCAGGCACAG GCGACAGGACGGGTGCTGGTGAGGCGGTGATGGGGGGACGTGGCGGCCCGGTGGACGAGCATGGCGACCCCAGAGTCCGGGCAATGGCGCTCTTGGGACCGGGCGTTGCCAGCGGTGATGTCAGCTGCCAGGAGGTGGCCACCCCAGTGTCTCTGGGGGCCTCAGTAGAGCACTACAGAGACGGGGATCCCGCGCCGGGCCTGCTGGCCACCCTGCCCTCCCCGGCAGAGGAGATCGACCGGCGTGGGGCCGAGATCGTGAAGATGACGGAGGAGCTGGCAGCCGTCGAGCTGGAGTGCCGCCACGTGGAGTCCCCCCCTGAGGAACGGAGCAACGGGGCGGCCGAGCCGGCGCTGGACGCGGCCCCCACTGCACCGCATGGCCCGGGGCAGGAGTGGGCGCCACACGGTGCCGCAGAGCCCCCCCAGGGCCACGACACACCCCCAGACACCGATTCAGAGTCGGGGAACCCTGGAGAGGCTGCCCGCATCCATGCACCGCCCCCCCGGGGCACCTCCGTCAGCAGCCCCTTACTGCCCCGGGAGGCCGAGGCTGGCGCCGGCTGTGACTCGGGGAGCAGCGAGGACTAttgtagccacagtctggcgTAG
- the lgi2a gene encoding leucine-rich repeat LGI family member 2a, protein MLSPSKQLLLFSPVFLYLIAAVYARRVFRCPSTCTCTKESIICVGSSYVPKIIPNDINSLSIVNGTFPEIKEGMFSHMPSLQLLLLNSNSFTTIKDDAFSGLPHLEYLFIENNRIESASKWSFRGLRDLTHLSLANNNIKALPRDIFGDLDSLIELDLRGNALECDCKAKWLMLWLKTTNATVSEVHCVGPAEMKGKRLNDLVSLHDECKSTDFVLHQSLASQSLSVDTFHHKNDVFVAIAAPNTESCMVMQWDHIEMNFRTHDNITGQSIVGCKSVLIEADVFIIVAQLFGGSHIYKYDESQSKFTKFQDIEVSKISKPNDIETFQIDKEWFFIIADSSKAGLSTLYKWESKGFYSYQSLHEWFRDTDAEFIDLEGKPHLILASRSQVPVIFQWNKSAKKFAAQSEIPNMEDVVSVKAFRVKGELYLALTRFIGDSKVLKWSSKQFSEVQALPSRGSMIMQPFSFSDRHYLALGSDYTFSQIYLWDEEKKLFDKFKEVYIQAPRSFTAVSTGRRDFIFASSFKGNTQIYEHTLVDLSL, encoded by the exons ATGTTGTCTCCCAGTAAGCAGCTTTTGTTATTTTCTCCGGTGTTTCTGTACCTGATTGCGGCAGTTTACGCCAGACGGGTTTTCCGATGTCCTTCTACATGCACCTGCACCAAGGAGTCTATTATATGCGTCGGGTCTTCGTACGTCCCGAAGATCATTCCCAATGACATCAATTCACT GAGCATCGTAAATGGCACCTTCCCTGAAATTAAGGAAGGGATGTTTTCCCACATGCCCTCCctgcagctcct GCTTCTCAATTCCAATTCATTTACCACCATTAAGGACGATGCGTTTTCTGGGCTTCCACACCTCGAGTATCT ATTCATCGAGAACAACAGGATAGAGTCGGCGTCGAAATGGTCCTTCCGCGGCCTGCGCGATCTGACTCACCT GTCCTTGGCAAACAACAACATCAAGGCTCTGCCGAGAGACATCTTTGGCGATCTGGACTCTCTGATAGAGCT GGACCTGAGGGGTAATGCTTTGGAGTGCGACTGCAAGGCCAAGTGGCTGATGTTGTGGTTGAAGACCACCAACGCCACGGTGTCCGAGGTGCACTGCGTCGGCCCGGCTGAGATGAAGGGCAAGAGGCTGAATGACCTCGTCAGTCTACACGACGAGTGCAAGTCCACAG ACTTTGTGCTTCATCAGTCTCTGGCGTCTCAGTCGTTGTCCGTCGACACCTTCCACCACAAGAACGATGTGTTCGTGGCCATCGCGGCGCCCAACACCGAGAGCTGCATGGTGATGCAGTGGGACCACATTGAGATGAACTTCAGGACTCACGACAACATCACAG GGCAGTCCATTGTCGGGTGCAAGTCTGTGCTGATTGAGGCCGACGTGTTCATCATTGTAGCACAGCTCTTTGGGGGCTCCCACATCTACAAGTACGACGAGAGCCAGAGCAAGTTCACCAAGTTCCAGGACATCGAGGTGTCCAAGATCTCCAAGCCCAATGACATCGAGACCTTCCAGATCGACAAGGAGTGGTTCTTCATCATCGCGGACAGCTCCAAGGCCGGCCTGTCCACCCTGTACAAGTGGGAGAGCAAGGGCTTCTACTCCTACCAGTCCCTGCACGAGTGGTTCCGCGACACCGACGCCGAGTTCATCGACCTGGAGGGGAAGCCCCACCTGATCCTGGCCAGCCGCTCCCAAGTGCCGGTGATCTTCCAGTGGAACAAGAGCGCCAAGAAGTTTGCGGCCCAGAGCGAGATCCCCAACATGGAGGACGTGGTGTCCGTGAAGGCCTTCCGGGTCAAGGGGGAGCTGTACCTGGCCCTGACGCGCTTCATCGGTGACTCCAAGGTCCTGAAGTGGAGCAGCAAGCAGTTCTCGGAGGTCCAGGCGCTGCCCTCACGCGGCTCCATGATCATGCAGCCCTTCTCCTTCAGCGACCGGCACTACCTCGCCCTGGGCAGCGACTACACCTTCTCGCAGATCTACCTCTGGGACGAGGAGAAGAAGCTGTTCGACAAGTTCAAGGAGGTCTACATCCAGGCGCCGCGCTCCTTCACCGCCGTGTCCACTGGCCGCCGGGACTTCATCTTCGCCTCCAGCTTCAAGGGCAACACGCAGATCTACGAACACACGCTGGTGGACCTGAGCCTGTGA